The genomic window cctcataccatccatccatccatccctcataCCATCCATCCCTCATACCATCCATCCCTCATACCATCCATCCCtcataccatccatccatccatccctcataccatccatccatccatccctcataCCATCCCTCATACCATCCATCCCTCATACCATCCCTCATACCATCCCTCATTCCATCCCTCATTCCATCCATCATTCCATCCCTCATTCCATCCATCAtaccacccatccatccatcatacCATCCAtcctaccatccatccatccatccatcataccacccatccatccatcatacCATCCATCCTACCATCCCtcataccatccatccatcatacCATCCCTCATACCATCCATCCCTCATACCATTCATCCcaccatccatccctccatccaaaGAATCTAGAGTGTTGTGTAAAGtagcttttctttttcccacCCAACAGTGATGAGATGAAAACACTTTTCTGACCTTCTCTGAAGTTCTCTGGTTTGaagtgaattaattaatttaataataaaaaaaatggatgctTAAAGTATTCATGAAGAAACTAATTCACAAGCAGCACTAGGTTTTTCACAGTACTTTGGGTCAAGGCTCCTGCTGAGGAAGGCTAGGTGTGTGAAGAAGTAGTGCTTTGCTTTTTCTCTTACCATGTGATTAGGGGCCTATCTACAGGAATCCATTCACAAATACCAAAAGGAACACCATACTTACTAACCTTCCTGTCCTTGATGACGGGGGCAGAGTCAATCAGCATTTCCACAGAAGAGGAACGGGTCTTTGCTGTAGATTCACTCTCAACAGGAGatttctattacacacacacacacacacacacacaggtcacattACATAACACTCAGCTGAACTTGGAAACATCTTatcagtcctgtgtgtgtgtgtgtgtgtgtcccaaagAGGAGAACCAGACTAAATCAGGGAAAAGTTccctatatagtgcactacagaTATGAGTCACTATGAGTCATGTGACTCTTTCTGGAACAGTTTGAATCAGTAAGATTTCATTTACAGGAAAtaattgtgtgtgatgttctttATTTCTAATGCAGCCACATCACTCTGAATTTGTTTGCTGAActcatttttgttttgcacGCCAGCATTGAGGACACTTCCGGTGTTGAGAAGTCCTAAGTAGAAATTACAAGTTGagggttttctttgtttttccctAATCAGAGGTCAGAAAATTACAAGATTTTGTTGAATGCAGCAGTGTCTAGTATTGTCTGCACATTACATCAGTGTAGATGGTCACCACCAGCTTGAACCATAAAtgcctttaaataaataaagtgccgTGGGAGATTGtattctctctgtatatatggtacatttatattttttcctgtgCGCTTTATGTAGTCACTCCTCCTGCAGCTCTACAAACATACACCAAAAATGTTCTGTTCCCTgtcagagatgtgtgtgtatgtaaaatgGCATCAAAATATCTTTTGAGttgctttttaaaatgcaatgtACCTCCAGTTTGGGCACAGGAGGAATAACAGGAGCTTTGGGTTTGAGGTCTGTCAGGTACATGGCTCTGGAAAGCAGCAGCAAAGATGGAGGAACGTTTTCTTTCAAGTGCAGATCCAGCCActgcaacacacaacacaggatGGTAACCACTGCGCAGATCTTTATCAGGCAAAGACATTACAGAATTGAAAATATTGAGTGTAGTGCTGATCTAGTTTATTCAGAAAAAGTAGAAATACTGTACTAAATATCTACTCCAACTGCGTTCATTAAtggaacaaacagacagacagtcacacacagagacagacagacagtcacacacagacacacacagagagacagacacacacacacagagacagacacacacagagagacagacacacacagagagacagacacacacagagagacagacacacacagagagacagacacacacagagagacagacacacacacacagagagacagacacacacacacagagagacagacacacacagagagacagacacacacagagagacagacacacacagagagacagacagacagacagacagacagacagacacagagagacagacagacagacagacagtcacacacagagagacagacagacagacagtcacacacagagagacagacagtcagtcacacacagagagacagacagacagacagtcacacacagagagacagacagacagacagtcacacacagagagacagacagacagacagacagacacacacacacagagagacagacagacagacagtcacacacagagagacagacagacagacagtcacacacagagagacagacagacagacagtcacacacagacagacagacagtcagtcacacacagacagacagacagtcagtcacacacagacagacagacagtcagtcacacacagagagacagacagacagacagtcacacacagagagacagacagacagacagacagacagtcagacagacagacagacagtcacacacagagagacacacagagagacagacagacagagtcacacacagagagacagacagacagtcacacacagagagacagacagacagtcacacacagagagacagacagacagtcacacacagagagacagacagacagtcacacacagagagacagacagacagacagtcacacacagagagacagacagacagacagtcacacacagagagacagacagacagacagtcacacacagagagacagacagacagacagtcacacacagagagacagacagacaaacagtcacacacagagagacagacagacagacagtcacacacagagagacagacagacagtcacacacagagagacagacagacagacacacacagagagacagacagacagacacacacagagagacagacagacagagtcacacacagagagacagacagacagacagagtcacacacagagagacagacagacagacagagtcacacacagagagacagacagacagacacacacagagagacagacagacagacacacacagagagacagacagacagacagagtcacacacagagagacagacagacagacagagtcacacacagagagacagacagacagacagacagagtcacacacagagagacagacagacagtcacacacagagagacagacagacagacagtcacacacagagagacagacagacagacagtcacacacagacagacagacagtcagtcacacacagacagacagacagtcagtcacacacagacagacagacagtcagtcacacacagagagacagacagacagacagtcacacacagagagacagacagacagacagacagacagtcagacagacagacagacagtcacacacagagagacacacagagagacagacagacagagtcacacacagagagacagacagacagtcacacacagagagacagacagacagacagtcacacacagagagacagacagacagtcacacacagagagacagacagacagacagtcacacacagagagacagacagacagacagtcacacacagagagacagacagacagacagtcacacacagagagacagacagacagacagtcacacacagagagacagacagacaaacagtcacacacagagagacagacagacagacagtcacacacagagagacagacagacagtcacacacagagagacagacagacagacacacacagagagacagacagacagagtcacacacagagagacagacagacagacagagtcacacacagagagacagacagacagacacacacagagagacagacagacagacacacacagagagacagacagacagacagagtcacacacagagagacagacagacagacagagtcacacacagagagacagacagacagacagagtcacacacagagagacagacagacagtcacacacagagagacagacagacagacagtcacacacagagagacagacagacagacagtcacacacagagagacagacagacagacagtcacacacagagagacagacagacagacagtcacacacagagagacagacagacagacagtcacacacagagagacagacagacagacagtcacacacagagagacagacagacagacagtcacacacagagagacagacagacagacagtcacacacagagagacagacagacagacagtcacacacagagagacagacagacagacagtcacacacagagagacagacagacagacagtcacacacagagagacagacagacagacagtcacacacagagagacagacagacagacagtcacacacagagagacagacagacagacagtcacacacagagagacagacagacagtcacacacagagagacagacagacagtcacacacagacagacacggtaGCTTACTACAGATCAGCAGGTTGAGTGTTCAAATCCTAGGTCCAATAAGCTGAACAAGGCctttaatcctcaattgctcagttttataaaatgaGACACAAGAGCTGTCTGTCCGTCTTATTACAGAGCTGCTGTGTTTGAAGTTGTACCTGTTGgagttgttctctcagctgatctGTGCTAAGACCGAGAGCTCTCATCCCTCGACTCCTACACGCAGACTGAAGCTCTGCTACAGTCATCGCTGAAACCCCTTCCTTAGAAATCATCTACACATACGCAGGGGAGGGAAAACGGGATAAAGAATTAAACACTGCACAGACATTTTATCAGGTCTGTTACAGGTCATGAGCTGCAGGCACACAAGCACCAATCACTCGTTACCTCATCATCAGTTTTGATGGTACGCAGCTGCATCATGAGCTGAAAGCGCAGAAGATTGTTGGTGCCGATGGGCTGCAGCTCCAGCAATTTACACAGAGCCACTAGCTGCGGGCGCTCCAAGTGCTCCAGCGTCAGTTCGTCTTCGAAAAGCTTGGAGAATTTCACGATGTCTTTTGTAGTGGGCTGCTCGCCAGTGTGTCTCACCTGGACAGAGCAAACAGAGGAGCAGAGAATCTCTTTAAGAACAGCCATAAGTCATGTTTGGGGTAATATTAAAAACGGGAGTTTTTTGTCCAGCTCTGACGTCACAAAATAACTGTTACCAAAACCaaaaagtgaaaacaaaatTCCATCTGACTGTGGTGCAGGAGGTATTCAAACTTTTTGACAGCTGGTATCTGATTACAGACTGTCTTGATTATATATCATACATAAACCTAATCATCCTACTTCCTATACTACCTACAGTATAAAAACGTAAAtggacagaaaagaaaacaggttTGTCTCGCTTCAATTTATGACTTCATTTCTCGTACCTGCTCCACATAAGTAGAGAACTTCTGTGTCTCGTCTCCACCCACAGCCGCTTTGTTTCTAAGGGCCATCTCAGCGATTGTCTCCTGCAGAAACTTCGCCAGCTCCAGTTTAGCTGCGAGtcccttcttctgcttctcctcctttAGCAACAGTTAAAGATTATAAATGACACACTCTCATCTGCATGCTCCAGCTTGAAACAAGACGGAAGTAGGAAGCTCCTCAGGCTCACATCATTTCAGGCTGGATTCAGACTGACAGCCCAAATTGGATTATTCAATACTTGCCTTCTTGGTCTCTGTCTCGAAAGTAGAGGGAAGCATTTCAGGGAAGAGCTTTAGGAAAACAGGAAGCAGGAACTCCATGAAGGGGACAATGATGAACACCATGAAAGGGACAAGACGGAACAAGTCTGCACACGTCCTCATCAGCTGCAAAGGATAGGTGGAAAATCAGAAACTGACCCCTCaggattttaattcattttctagtCTTTGTTATCTATGGTGCTTCCACACAGGTCAGTAAAAGCTCTTCACGAGAGGTCACTGCAAGTTTGAACTATTGCTAGACAACAGCTATACAGTTTTAATCACTAACAGAGTCTTTGCATGTGTAAATTGCCCTGAACGTACCCGCCTCCGCTCCCTGCGGGTGAGATGCTGTCCATGCAGCAACCTCCACACCATGCGTCCGGCAACCTTCGTATCGATTCCCAGCAGCCGGAAGCCGTGGTAGTAATGCTTCAGCTCGTCCAGCACTCTCTGACCCAGAGATTTACGCGCCACAGCTTTAGTAGGCTCAGGAATGACATCAGCATTCACCTGTTTGCCTTCAGCGGGGGAGTTCTTCACTTCCTGGAGCCAGACGCAGGAGGAGTGAAGGGTTCGAGCGGGGATGAAAAAAGTCTGTGGGTTGGTTTTACGGGGTATGTGAAGGCAAAGGGGTCTGGGAGGAGTGAATGATGAGAGATCCGGCACGGCGATGTGATAACGGatagaggaagaggaaagaaaggagCAGTCATGGCGTTTGGAGAGCAAGTATGATCCCCTGAGAaagataagaaaaacaaaaagagaaaaaatgagtTGACAAAAACAATCAATTATAGCCGTTTATGAAGGCTAATAGGTGTTCCAGTTTTTAATGTCATTAGAAATCcaatttaagaatttttttaaatatttcaagatatataaatataaataaatcatccaCAAGGTGGAGCAAAGACGGGAACTGTATGATCTTTCCTGTTATTTAAAACCCCAGCATGCTGGTATCAGTAATAGTTCTAGGGGATTCCCACATGCAACATTAAAGCAAAACTGAAAGCATCC from Tachysurus vachellii isolate PV-2020 chromosome 20, HZAU_Pvac_v1, whole genome shotgun sequence includes these protein-coding regions:
- the letm2 gene encoding LETM1 domain-containing protein LETM2, mitochondrial isoform X2, which gives rise to MAVFSSQVLLAVTRSRGSYLLSKRHDCSFLSSSSIRYHIAVPDLSSFTPPRPLCLHIPRKTNPQTFFIPARTLHSSCVWLQEVKNSPAEGKQVNADVIPEPTKAVARKSLGQRVLDELKHYYHGFRLLGIDTKVAGRMVWRLLHGQHLTRRERRRLMRTCADLFRLVPFMVFIIVPFMEFLLPVFLKLFPEMLPSTFETETKKEEKQKKGLAAKLELAKFLQETIAEMALRNKAAVGGDETQKFSTYVEQVRHTGEQPTTKDIVKFSKLFEDELTLEHLERPQLVALCKLLELQPIGTNNLLRFQLMMQLRTIKTDDEMISKEGVSAMTVAELQSACRSRGMRALGLSTDQLREQLQQWLDLHLKENVPPSLLLLSRAMYLTDLKPKAPVIPPVPKLEKSPVESESTAKTRSSSVEMLIDSAPVIKDRKVSGGIGGQT
- the letm2 gene encoding LETM1 domain-containing protein LETM2, mitochondrial isoform X1, coding for MAVFSSQVLLAVTRSRGSYLLSKRHDCSFLSSSSIRYHIAVPDLSSFTPPRPLCLHIPRKTNPQTFFIPARTLHSSCVWLQEVKNSPAEGKQVNADVIPEPTKAVARKSLGQRVLDELKHYYHGFRLLGIDTKVAGRMVWRLLHGQHLTRRERRRLMRTCADLFRLVPFMVFIIVPFMEFLLPVFLKLFPEMLPSTFETETKKEEKQKKGLAAKLELAKFLQETIAEMALRNKAAVGGDETQKFSTYVEQVRHTGEQPTTKDIVKFSKLFEDELTLEHLERPQLVALCKLLELQPIGTNNLLRFQLMMQLRTIKTDDEMISKEGVSAMTVAELQSACRSRGMRALGLSTDQLREQLQQWLDLHLKENVPPSLLLLSRAMYLTDLKPKAPVIPPVPKLEKSPVESESTAKTRSSSVEMLIDSAPVIKDRKAEELADKRDLEMPSPEAQLIHAKGAEMAQKSKISANGL